A genomic region of Arcobacter sp. F155 contains the following coding sequences:
- a CDS encoding putative selenate ABC transporter substrate-binding protein yields MKKLLFIALLCVSSLFAKDFAFTAIPDQDETKLKERFSLLADYLSKELGVNAKFIPVKSYSASIAAFRNNQVQLAWFGGLSGVRARLIVPNAVAIAQGVEDPNFHSFLIANTSTGLEKSREIPAGVEGKTFTFGSKGSTSGRLMPEYFIRQAFNKAPNEIFEKVGFSGNHSKTIALVQSGAYEVGAVNYKVWKKELAAGKIDTSKVKIIYQTPGYPDYNFTARGDLDATYGEGFTKKLQAALIAIKDEKILNSFPRSGFIKAENKDFDAILETGRKIGIID; encoded by the coding sequence ATGAAAAAACTACTGTTTATTGCACTTTTATGTGTAAGTTCACTTTTTGCAAAAGATTTTGCATTTACGGCGATTCCTGACCAGGATGAAACTAAATTAAAAGAGAGATTCTCTTTACTAGCTGATTATTTATCAAAAGAATTAGGTGTTAACGCGAAATTTATTCCTGTTAAATCATACTCTGCATCAATTGCAGCATTTAGAAACAACCAAGTGCAATTAGCATGGTTTGGTGGATTATCTGGTGTTAGAGCAAGACTTATTGTTCCAAATGCAGTTGCAATCGCACAAGGTGTTGAAGACCCTAACTTCCACTCATTCTTAATCGCAAATACATCAACTGGTTTAGAAAAATCACGAGAAATTCCAGCAGGTGTAGAAGGTAAAACATTTACTTTTGGTTCAAAAGGTTCTACTTCTGGTAGATTAATGCCAGAATATTTTATTAGACAAGCATTTAACAAAGCTCCTAATGAGATTTTTGAAAAAGTTGGATTCTCTGGAAATCACTCAAAAACTATTGCATTAGTTCAAAGTGGTGCTTATGAAGTTGGTGCAGTTAACTATAAAGTATGGAAAAAAGAGTTAGCAGCTGGTAAAATTGATACTTCTAAAGTAAAAATTATTTATCAAACACCAGGTTACCCTGATTATAACTTCACTGCAAGAGGTGATTTAGATGCAACTTATGGTGAAGGATTTACTAAAAAATTACAAGCTGCATTAATTGCTATTAAAGATGAAAAAATCTTAAACTCTTTCCCTAGAAGTGGATTTATCAAAGCTGAAAACAAAGACTTTGATGCAATCTTAGAAACTGGAAGAAAAATAGGGATTATTGACTAA
- the selD gene encoding selenide, water dikinase SelD produces the protein MSDEYKLTKFVQAAGUAAKMGPGDLKQTICSLVPCDDKVLVGFENNDDASVYKLNDEEGLVQTLDFITPVVDDPYIYGKIAAANSLSDAFAMGADVKTALNIVGFDRKNHGTEVLREMLRGGNEKIQECGGLLMGGHTIESPEMYYGLSVSGLVHPDKILRNNTAKIGHVLVLTKPLGMGILTTAIKRDVISDSAKKEAIKVMETLNYLPAKLLKDYDVSACTDITGFGLLGHALEATGPFNSFAIHCGVVPVAPEAQELGDQGVVPGGTKRNMKYLEDKTTIMCPTDKCYQMYCDAQTSGGLLIAMDPEDAKEYVKRVEDLTYGYATIMGEVIPRGATPIIIY, from the coding sequence ATGAGTGACGAATATAAATTAACCAAATTCGTTCAAGCTGCTGGTTGAGCTGCAAAAATGGGTCCGGGTGACCTTAAACAAACAATTTGTAGTTTAGTTCCATGTGATGACAAAGTGCTTGTTGGATTTGAGAATAATGATGATGCATCTGTATATAAATTAAATGATGAAGAAGGTCTAGTACAAACATTAGACTTTATTACACCAGTTGTAGATGATCCATATATTTATGGAAAAATTGCTGCAGCTAACTCTTTATCTGATGCTTTTGCAATGGGAGCAGACGTTAAAACTGCTTTAAATATTGTAGGTTTTGATAGAAAAAACCATGGTACAGAAGTACTAAGAGAGATGCTTAGAGGTGGAAATGAGAAAATTCAAGAGTGTGGTGGACTACTTATGGGTGGACACACAATTGAATCACCTGAAATGTATTATGGATTATCGGTTTCTGGATTAGTGCATCCAGATAAAATATTAAGAAATAATACTGCAAAAATAGGACATGTATTAGTTCTTACAAAACCTTTAGGTATGGGTATTTTAACAACAGCTATTAAAAGAGATGTAATAAGTGATAGTGCAAAAAAAGAGGCTATAAAAGTTATGGAAACATTAAACTATCTACCTGCAAAACTTTTAAAAGATTATGATGTTAGTGCTTGTACTGATATTACAGGATTTGGATTATTAGGTCATGCATTAGAAGCAACTGGTCCTTTTAACTCTTTTGCAATACATTGTGGAGTTGTACCTGTAGCACCAGAAGCTCAAGAACTTGGTGACCAAGGGGTAGTTCCAGGTGGTACAAAAAGAAATATGAAGTACCTTGAGGATAAAACAACTATTATGTGTCCAACGGATAAGTGTTATCAAATGTATTGTGATGCACAAACTTCTGGTGGGCTACTAATTGCAATGGATCCTGAAGATGCAAAAGAGTACGTAAAAAGAGTAGAAGAC